Proteins encoded in a region of the Carassius gibelio isolate Cgi1373 ecotype wild population from Czech Republic chromosome B5, carGib1.2-hapl.c, whole genome shotgun sequence genome:
- the LOC127957121 gene encoding coagulation factor V-like: protein MPGSSTKMCPGCNTLISVAYKACPHCKQLQPYKAKVAAKRCNFQNKKNEWKESVKKNNNRTVVLNSSHVLLDKLAALDFFPILLLGKKCKGSLVADVILGGDYILDPDLLQRVKVMYEAVLKIHFQRQKKATSSTETTHPPKATATETNVTPEATETNVTPEATETNVTPEATETNVTPEATETNVTPEATETTVTPEATETTVTPEATETNVTPEATETNVIPEATETTVTPEATETTVTPEATETTVIPEATETTVIPEATETTVIPEATETNVTPEATETTVTPEATETNVTPEATETNVTPEATETNVTPEATETNVTPEATETNVTPEATETTVTPEATETTVTPEATETTVIPEATETTVIPEATETTVIPEATETTVIPEATETTVIPEATETNVTPEATETTVTPEATETTVIPEATETTVIPEATETNVIPEATETTVIPEATETTVIPEATETTVIPEATEAVTPEATETTVIPEATETTGSSKATRPRSQKAKKRQNPVQQRVASNMKPKKKYECPECCWRVRQNNFDYSKVLKRRVREGTEEVLICWVPCKTCGTKWKDSWEPSSLLE from the exons ATGCCAGGAAGTTCAACGAAAATGTGCCCAGGGTGCAATACCCTAATAAGTGTTGCATACAAAGCTTGCCCACATTGCAAACAACTGCAGCCATACAAAGCAAAAGTTGCAGCAAAGAGATgcaactttcaaaataaaaaaaatgaatggaaggAGTCGgtcaagaaaaacaacaacaggacAGTTGTTCTCAATAGCAGCCATGTGTTG cttgacAAACTTGCTGCCCTCGATTTTTTCCCAATACTACTTTTGGGTAAGAAATGCAAAGGAAGTTTGGTGGCCGATGTCATCCTAGGAGGGGACTATATTTTGGATCCTGATTTGCTTCAGAGGGTTAAAGTTATGTATGAAGCTGTGCTAAAga TTCATTTTCAAAGACAGAAGAAGGCCACAAGTAGCACAGAAACTACTCACCCTCCCAAAGCCActgccactgagaccaacgtcactccagaagccactgagaccaacgtcactccagaagccactgagaccaacgtcactccagaagccactgagaccaacgtcactccagaagccactgagaccaacgtcactccagaagccactgagaccaccgtcactccagaagccactgagaccaccgtcactccagaagccactgagaccaacgtcactccagaagccactgagaccaacgtcattccagaagccactgagaccaccgtcactccagaagccactgagaccacggtcactccagaagccactgagaccaccgtcattccagaagccactgagaccaccgtcattccagaagccactgagaccaccgtcattccagaagccactgagaccaacgtcactccagaagccactgagaccaccgtcactccagaagccactgagaccaacgtcactccagaagccactgagaccaacgtcactccagaagccactgagaccaacgtcactccagaagccactgagaccaacgtcactccagaagccactgagaccaacgtcactccagaagccactgagaccaccgtcactccagaagccactgagaccaccgtcactccagaagccactgagaccaccgtcattccagaagccactgagaccaccgtcattccagaagccactgagaccaccgtcattccagaagccactgagaccaccgtcattccagaagccactgagaccaccgtcattccagaagccactgagaccaacgtcactccagaagccactgagaccaccgtcactccagaagccactgagaccaccgtcattccagaagccactgagaccaccgtcattccagaagccactgagaccaacgtcattccagaagccactgagaccaccgtcattccagaagccactgagaccaccgtcattccagaagccactgagaccaccgtcattccagaagccactgaggccgtcactccagaagccactgagaccaccgtcattccagaagccactgagaccacagGCTCATCAAAAGCCACAAGACCCCGGAGCCAGAaggcaaaaaaaagacaaa ATCCAGTCCAACAGAGGGTAGCCAGCAATATGAagccaaaaaaaaagt ATGAGTGTCCAGAATGCTGTTGGAGAGTGAGGCAAAACAACTTTGACTACTCCAAGGTTTTGAAAAGAAGAGTGAGAGAG GGAACAGAGGAGGTCCTCATTTGTTGGGTTCCATGCAAGACCTG TGGGACCAAATGGAAAGACTCCTGGGAGCCCTCCTCCCTTCTTgaataa